The Candidatus Eisenbacteria bacterium genome includes the window AACGGCCACGACATCGTCTACTCGACGAACAAGTTCGGCCCGAACGTCCTCGAGATCGTGGACATCGCGCTCTCCTCGGGCGATCCGGGCTACACGCGTCTCGCCGAGGCGAACTTCAAGTTCGTTTCGCACAACAACGCCGACTTCAGCTCCAACGGCGATGACATCTACTACGATGCTCCGTCCGGCGAAGATGCGAACGGCCTCCAGGCGATCTGGAAGCTGAACGTCCCGTCGCAGGCGAAGTGCGAGATCCAGCTCGACATCCTCGCGGATTCCGATCCGTCCGTGGGGACCGTCGTCAACAGCTGGCAGGGCAGCGGCCCGTACAACGACTTCCTGTTCGTGACGCAGTCGGGCGGCGGCCTCAACTCTTGGCGCGGCAACCCGGTGGGAAGCTGCCTCACGCCGCTCCCGGTGCTCGCCACCACGGATCCGGCGGTGATCAACCCGGGCAACGAGCCGTTCCTCGCCATGACGCTTCGGTTCCCGCCGGAGACCAAGGCGGCCGGTTACGTCTGCCGCACCGGAAACGTGGGTGGCGAAGGCGTCCGCGTTCGCGCGACGATCTTCGCGAGCCCGACGCTCGCCGGTCTGACGTTCCCGAACATCAGCGATCCCGCCGTTCCTCCGGCTGCCGCCGGTACGGCCCAGTGCGTCGACCGAGTGGACACGCTCAGCACGAGCCCGCTCGTGACGGACCGGATCATTCTCTGCCACATCAATCGCCGTACCCTGATCAACCGCATGACGGCGCTCGGCCTCACGGACAAGACCGAGGCGCTCGAGGTGACGGCGTACTCGAACATCACCGGCCGCTCGTTCAAGGGCTTCGCTTACGTGAAGGTGAACAAGAAGGCGACCGCTGGTAGCGCCGTTGCGCTCCTCAACAACTCGCCGAATCCGTTCAACCCGGTGA containing:
- a CDS encoding FlgD immunoglobulin-like domain containing protein, which produces MKKLLGVIGVLALAAALLPAQGYADLRGSFALVTNGAPFPNGCEQPAVRPGLVIPNPLHPQTGVDLYFAFTSRSLVPGREAVRSIVLFANVDQAFLRGFTAAPYLKHDPDANISYFDPAWSHDGRYLAYIQQDYDGANPGLYVQEYDLTGDEEVDSTPIGAPVLVFSGPARRPAWHPSQHTLSFDSNHEGSFNVYTVDVLPTLGAPVRRTFDNLRAEQMSSWHPNGHDIVYSTNKFGPNVLEIVDIALSSGDPGYTRLAEANFKFVSHNNADFSSNGDDIYYDAPSGEDANGLQAIWKLNVPSQAKCEIQLDILADSDPSVGTVVNSWQGSGPYNDFLFVTQSGGGLNSWRGNPVGSCLTPLPVLATTDPAVINPGNEPFLAMTLRFPPETKAAGYVCRTGNVGGEGVRVRATIFASPTLAGLTFPNISDPAVPPAAAGTAQCVDRVDTLSTSPLVTDRIILCHINRRTLINRMTALGLTDKTEALEVTAYSNITGRSFKGFAYVKVNKKATAGSAVALLNNSPNPFNPVTKISFQVAKAGNYAVKVYNVHGALVKTLANQRFEAGVHEVGWDGRSTAGEKAASGVYFAKVHSNVDGDESNSIRMVLAK